One window from the genome of Streptomyces sp. NBC_00287 encodes:
- a CDS encoding alginate lyase family protein yields the protein MSRTSPHFEVSRRGLLKTAGGLTAALALGTASASTAGAAPATFTHPGMLHNWGDINRARVRVAAGNDPWLSGWNRLTANSHSQSTWTPNPQATVIRGGTGQNYGILYNDIAAAYQNALRWHIGGTEANAACAARILNAWSSTLTTVTGNADRFLAAGIYGWEFANAAELMRDYDGFDLARFQQMMVNVFYPLNNQFLTGHNDACITNYWANWDLCNMASILAIGILTDDGAKYDQAVTYFKSGAGNGSIQHAVPFLHTDTDGYALGQWQESGRDQGHTVMGMGQMGAICEMAWNQGDDLYSYDGRRFMKAAQYVAKYNLGSDVPFSTYTWGTGQNCAQQSHTVISAGSRGQVRPVWAMLHYHYNRRLYLDDKYIAQMCFSVAPEGGGGDYGSTSGGYDQLGLGTLMYAK from the coding sequence ATGAGCCGCACATCCCCCCACTTCGAGGTGAGCCGCCGCGGTCTGCTGAAGACCGCCGGTGGCCTCACCGCCGCCCTCGCGCTGGGCACCGCGTCCGCCTCTACGGCGGGCGCCGCCCCCGCGACCTTCACCCACCCCGGCATGCTGCACAACTGGGGTGACATCAACCGGGCCCGGGTCAGGGTCGCCGCTGGCAACGACCCCTGGCTGTCCGGCTGGAACCGGCTGACCGCAAACTCCCACTCCCAGTCCACCTGGACGCCCAATCCGCAGGCGACCGTCATCCGCGGCGGCACCGGCCAGAACTACGGCATCCTCTACAACGACATCGCCGCCGCCTACCAGAACGCCCTGCGCTGGCACATCGGCGGCACCGAGGCCAACGCCGCCTGCGCGGCAAGGATCCTGAACGCCTGGTCCTCGACGCTCACCACGGTCACCGGCAACGCCGACCGGTTCCTCGCGGCCGGCATCTACGGCTGGGAGTTCGCGAACGCCGCCGAACTCATGCGGGACTACGACGGCTTCGACCTCGCCCGCTTCCAGCAGATGATGGTGAACGTCTTCTACCCGCTCAACAACCAGTTCCTCACCGGCCACAACGACGCCTGCATCACCAACTATTGGGCCAACTGGGACCTGTGCAACATGGCCTCGATCCTGGCCATCGGGATCCTCACCGACGATGGCGCCAAGTACGACCAGGCGGTCACGTACTTCAAGTCCGGCGCGGGCAACGGCTCCATCCAGCACGCGGTGCCGTTCCTCCACACGGACACGGACGGCTACGCCCTCGGACAGTGGCAGGAGTCGGGCCGCGACCAGGGCCACACCGTCATGGGCATGGGCCAGATGGGCGCGATCTGCGAGATGGCCTGGAACCAGGGCGACGACCTGTACTCCTACGACGGCCGTCGCTTCATGAAGGCCGCCCAGTACGTGGCCAAGTACAACCTCGGCAGCGACGTGCCCTTCAGCACCTACACCTGGGGCACCGGGCAGAACTGCGCCCAGCAGTCCCACACCGTGATCTCCGCCGGGAGCCGCGGGCAGGTCCGGCCGGTGTGGGCGATGCTCCACTACCACTACAACCGGCGCCTGTACCTCGACGACAAGTACATCGCCCAGATGTGCTTCTCCGTCGCCCCCGAGGGCGGCGGCGGGGACTACGGCTCCACCAGCGGCGGCTACGACCAGCTGGGCCTCGGCACCCTGATGTACGCCAAGTAG
- a CDS encoding carboxylesterase/lipase family protein, with the protein MPTDSTNPVVSTPYGAVRGRYEQGVAVFRGIPYAAPPFGPRRFRPPLPPERWDGVRDAGAFGPTAPKPPYSEAFAQYLSDPVVAGDDCLNLNVWTPEPGPGARLPVMVWLHGGALTRGSSAVPVYDGRHFARDGVVLVSVNYRLGVEGYGLFPDAPANPGLRDQLAALEWVRASIGAFGGDPDRITLFGQSAGAISAGALLAAPQAQGLVRRAILQSGPPEASERDKVRKMVRRMATRLKIPATAAAFAEVDRELLLRTQAEVGRLSSPVLGGPAFGIVVDGDLVPGDPLEALVEGGAAQGVELMTGWTSDEYRLWLVPGGLVERVDRLGPVALAGAMARCRCGHEVPRGYRTLHPESGTAEIVGQMVTDHLLRIPLHCLADARPDTSYVYEFAWPSGRPGLGACHALELGFVFDTGAAPESAKLAGEGAPAELSEAMHRAWVRFAEDGNPGWQHWDDTHPVRIFGDGEPHTAYGPRDRELALWAADVTPEVPTPASPPADGSPMRGTELRSVVRRLRLPGAVRRQ; encoded by the coding sequence ATGCCGACGGACTCGACGAACCCTGTGGTCAGCACCCCTTACGGGGCTGTACGTGGCAGATATGAGCAGGGAGTCGCCGTGTTCCGCGGCATCCCGTACGCGGCGCCCCCCTTCGGGCCCCGCCGGTTCCGGCCGCCGCTGCCGCCGGAGCGCTGGGACGGTGTGCGCGACGCCGGCGCCTTCGGGCCCACGGCGCCGAAACCGCCGTACTCCGAAGCCTTCGCGCAGTATTTGTCCGACCCGGTGGTGGCGGGGGACGACTGTCTCAACCTGAATGTGTGGACGCCCGAGCCCGGCCCCGGTGCGCGGCTGCCGGTCATGGTGTGGCTGCACGGGGGCGCTCTGACTCGCGGGTCGTCCGCCGTGCCCGTGTACGACGGGCGGCACTTCGCCCGTGACGGGGTCGTGCTGGTGTCGGTCAATTACCGGCTGGGGGTCGAGGGGTACGGGCTGTTCCCGGACGCGCCCGCCAACCCCGGGCTGCGGGACCAGCTCGCCGCCCTGGAGTGGGTGCGTGCCTCGATCGGGGCCTTCGGCGGCGACCCCGACCGGATCACCCTGTTCGGGCAGTCCGCCGGAGCCATCAGCGCAGGGGCCCTGCTCGCCGCCCCGCAGGCCCAGGGTCTGGTGCGGCGGGCGATCCTGCAGAGCGGGCCGCCCGAGGCGTCCGAGCGGGACAAGGTACGCAAGATGGTGCGCCGGATGGCCACCCGGCTGAAGATCCCCGCCACCGCCGCCGCCTTCGCCGAGGTCGACCGGGAGCTGCTGCTGCGCACCCAGGCCGAGGTCGGCAGGCTCAGCAGCCCGGTGCTCGGCGGGCCCGCCTTCGGGATCGTCGTCGACGGCGATCTCGTGCCGGGCGATCCGTTGGAGGCGCTGGTCGAGGGCGGCGCGGCGCAGGGCGTCGAGCTGATGACGGGCTGGACCAGTGACGAGTACCGGCTGTGGCTGGTGCCCGGCGGACTGGTGGAGCGCGTCGACCGGCTCGGCCCGGTCGCGCTGGCCGGAGCCATGGCCCGCTGCCGCTGCGGTCACGAGGTGCCCCGCGGCTATCGCACCCTGCACCCCGAGTCCGGCACCGCCGAGATCGTCGGCCAGATGGTCACCGACCACCTGCTGCGGATCCCGCTGCACTGCCTCGCCGACGCCCGCCCTGACACCTCGTACGTGTACGAGTTCGCCTGGCCGTCGGGCCGGCCCGGCCTCGGCGCCTGCCACGCCCTGGAGCTCGGCTTCGTCTTCGACACCGGCGCTGCCCCCGAGTCCGCGAAACTCGCCGGTGAGGGCGCCCCGGCCGAGCTCTCCGAGGCGATGCACCGCGCCTGGGTGCGGTTCGCCGAGGACGGGAACCCCGGCTGGCAGCACTGGGACGACACCCACCCGGTGCGCATCTTCGGCGACGGCGAGCCGCACACCGCGTACGGCCCCCGGGACCGCGAGCTGGCCCTGTGGGCCGCCGATGTCACTCCCGAGGTACCCACACCCGCATCGCCCCCGGCCGACGGTTCGCCCATGCGTGGTACGGAACTGCGGTCAGTCGTACGACGGCTTCGGCTCCCCGGCGCCGTCCGGCGGCAGTGA
- a CDS encoding glycoside hydrolase family 127 protein, whose protein sequence is MRSGPIRLTDRAHTALRPATAARITDGFWATRRRTNSEVSIPRGPAQLERAGNLANLRAAAAGSGEFAGDFPFQDSDVHKWLEAASWQLAEEPGDGQLMAHIEELTALLASAQDPDGYLQTYYQVVRPDRRWQELGWGHELYCAGHLIQAAIALHRTTGNRQLLDVAERFAVHIHEVFAQRADGVCGHPEIETALVELYRETGERRWLELAAAFVDRRGHGALNVDLNPHLGRAYWQDHTPVREATSVAGHAVRQLYLLAGVADLAAETGAPELRATAERLWDHMVATKTYLTGGVGARHEGEAFGEPYELPPDRAYAETCAAIASIQWSWRMALLTGEAKYSDLIERTLYNGFLSGVGLDGDSWLYVNPLQVREEYEGANEADKAARRTPWFRCACCPPNVMRLLASLPHYLVSGDGQGLQLHQYATGVYEAGGGRVRVATQYPWDGRIEITVEEAPERDWTLSVRIPSWCTGFTATAPNSDAPTGDDPGWLRLRRRWTPGDTLTVNLDLSPRLTGPDPRVDAVRGCLAIERGPLVHCLEGVDQEPGVPFDELTLPDGAELSVRHEPGLLGGVSVVTAAGRRRGAEAVVRLTAVPYHAWANRRPGAMRVWVPRE, encoded by the coding sequence ATGCGCAGCGGCCCGATCCGACTCACCGACCGCGCGCACACCGCCCTGCGCCCGGCCACGGCGGCCCGTATCACCGACGGCTTCTGGGCCACCCGCCGCCGGACCAACTCGGAGGTGAGCATCCCGCGGGGGCCGGCACAGCTGGAGAGGGCCGGGAACCTCGCCAACCTCCGGGCGGCCGCGGCCGGTTCGGGAGAGTTCGCCGGGGACTTCCCCTTCCAGGACTCGGATGTGCACAAGTGGCTGGAGGCGGCGTCCTGGCAGCTCGCGGAAGAGCCGGGCGATGGCCAACTTATGGCGCACATCGAGGAGTTGACCGCGCTGCTCGCGTCCGCCCAGGACCCGGACGGCTACCTTCAGACCTACTACCAGGTCGTCCGCCCGGACCGGCGCTGGCAGGAGCTCGGTTGGGGCCACGAGCTGTACTGCGCGGGCCATCTGATCCAGGCGGCCATCGCCCTCCACCGCACCACCGGGAACCGTCAACTCCTCGATGTGGCCGAGCGGTTCGCCGTACACATCCACGAGGTCTTCGCGCAGCGGGCCGACGGCGTCTGTGGCCACCCCGAGATCGAGACCGCGCTGGTGGAGCTGTACCGGGAGACCGGCGAGCGCCGCTGGCTGGAGCTGGCCGCCGCCTTCGTGGACCGGCGCGGCCACGGCGCGCTGAACGTCGACCTCAACCCCCATCTGGGCCGGGCCTATTGGCAGGACCACACGCCGGTGCGCGAGGCGACCTCGGTCGCCGGGCACGCCGTACGGCAGCTGTATCTGCTGGCGGGCGTCGCGGATCTGGCCGCCGAGACCGGTGCCCCGGAGCTGCGCGCGACGGCCGAACGGCTGTGGGACCACATGGTGGCCACCAAGACGTATCTCACGGGCGGAGTCGGCGCCCGCCACGAGGGCGAGGCCTTCGGGGAGCCCTACGAGCTGCCGCCGGACCGGGCGTACGCCGAGACCTGCGCGGCCATCGCCTCGATCCAGTGGTCCTGGCGGATGGCCCTCCTGACCGGCGAGGCGAAGTACTCCGACCTGATCGAACGCACCCTCTACAACGGCTTCCTGTCCGGCGTGGGCCTGGACGGGGACAGCTGGCTGTACGTCAATCCGCTCCAGGTCCGCGAGGAGTACGAAGGGGCGAACGAGGCCGACAAGGCGGCCCGCCGCACCCCGTGGTTCCGTTGCGCCTGCTGCCCGCCGAACGTGATGCGCCTGCTGGCCTCGCTCCCCCACTACCTGGTGAGCGGCGACGGACAGGGGCTGCAACTGCACCAGTACGCGACCGGCGTCTACGAGGCGGGCGGCGGCCGGGTCCGGGTGGCGACCCAGTACCCCTGGGACGGGCGGATCGAGATCACGGTGGAGGAGGCGCCGGAACGGGACTGGACGCTGTCCGTGCGGATCCCGTCCTGGTGCACCGGCTTCACGGCCACGGCGCCGAACAGCGACGCGCCCACCGGGGACGACCCGGGCTGGCTACGGCTGCGCCGCCGCTGGACGCCCGGGGACACGCTCACCGTCAACCTGGACCTGAGCCCCCGCCTGACCGGCCCCGACCCACGCGTGGACGCCGTCCGGGGCTGCCTGGCAATCGAGCGCGGCCCGCTGGTCCACTGTCTCGAGGGCGTGGACCAGGAGCCGGGCGTGCCCTTCGACGAGCTCACCCTGCCCGACGGCGCCGAACTGTCGGTCCGGCACGAACCCGGGCTGCTGGGCGGGGTGAGCGTGGTCACTGCCGCCGGACGGCGCCGGGGAGCCGAAGCCGTCGTACGACTGACCGCAGTTCCGTACCACGCATGGGCGAACCGTCGGCCGGGGGCGATGCGGGTGTGGGTACCTCGGGAGTGA
- a CDS encoding LacI family DNA-binding transcriptional regulator codes for MTRKSEDAGRSTIRDVASRAGVSASTVSRVLGGVYPVSSATRTRVMRVVRELDYVADARAKAIAGVGTPTLAFVLEDITGPSFAHMAHGVEREATRFGHLCLVCSTEGDVRHELEFVEMMRAQRAAAVILVGGSADTPEYRERTRRMADSLASAGSRLVLCGRPPLGPGAPVTVIEYDNEGGAYALVAHVLTQGHRRVLFLGGKPDHSTAQGRERGYLAAHRARGLEPDPALLLHGNFTRDSGHRLMRQALKEGLEFTAVVAATDMVAAGALTALHEAGLAVPGDISLAGYDDIPFARDLHPALTTVHVPYEELGRLAVRTVLGRTPESPDEHLLLGTHVVVRNSVAPVS; via the coding sequence ATGACAAGGAAGAGCGAGGACGCGGGCCGCAGCACCATCCGGGACGTCGCTTCCCGGGCGGGGGTGTCCGCGTCGACGGTGTCCCGGGTGCTCGGCGGGGTGTACCCGGTGAGTTCGGCGACCCGTACGCGCGTGATGCGGGTGGTGCGCGAGCTGGACTACGTCGCCGACGCGCGCGCCAAGGCGATCGCCGGGGTGGGCACGCCCACGCTGGCGTTCGTACTGGAGGACATCACCGGACCGTCGTTCGCGCACATGGCGCACGGCGTGGAGCGGGAGGCGACCCGGTTCGGCCATCTGTGCCTGGTGTGCAGCACCGAGGGCGACGTCCGGCACGAGCTGGAGTTCGTGGAGATGATGCGCGCCCAGCGGGCCGCCGCCGTGATCCTGGTCGGCGGTTCCGCGGACACCCCCGAGTACCGCGAACGCACCCGCAGGATGGCCGACTCGCTGGCCTCGGCGGGGTCCCGGCTGGTGCTGTGCGGCCGCCCGCCGCTCGGCCCGGGCGCGCCGGTGACGGTCATCGAGTACGACAACGAGGGCGGCGCCTATGCCCTGGTCGCCCATGTCCTCACCCAGGGCCACCGCCGGGTGCTGTTCCTCGGCGGCAAGCCGGACCACTCCACGGCACAGGGCCGCGAGCGGGGTTATCTCGCCGCCCATCGCGCCCGCGGTCTGGAACCCGACCCGGCGCTACTGCTGCACGGCAACTTCACCCGGGACTCGGGCCACCGGCTGATGCGCCAAGCCCTCAAGGAGGGACTGGAGTTCACCGCGGTGGTCGCCGCCACCGACATGGTCGCCGCGGGCGCGCTCACCGCGCTGCACGAGGCGGGCCTGGCCGTGCCCGGCGACATCTCACTCGCCGGCTACGACGACATTCCCTTCGCCCGCGATCTGCACCCCGCGCTGACCACGGTCCACGTCCCCTACGAGGAGCTGGGCCGCCTCGCCGTGCGCACCGTGCTGGGCCGGACGCCGGAGAGCCCGGACGAGCATCTGCTGCTGGGCACGCATGTGGTGGTCCGGAACTCGGTGGCACCGGTGTCCTGA
- the mmuM gene encoding homocysteine S-methyltransferase: MTSDTTLAQALAAGPVVLDGGMSNQLESAGHDLSDELWSARLLAERPEAITEAHLAYFEAGADVAITSSYQATFEGFAGRGIGRERAAELLALSVELAREAARRAKTDRPLWVAASVGPYGAMLADGSEYRGRYGLSVDELERFHRPRLEVLAAAGPDVLALETVPDADEARALLRAVRGLGVPAWLSYSVAGDRTRAGQPLQEAFALAADADEVIAVGVNCCAPEDVDAAIETAARVTGKPVVVYPNSGEAWDAQARAWHGQSSFAPAQVRTWRDAGARLIGGCCRVGPEAISGISGALRTS; encoded by the coding sequence ATGACCAGCGACACCACCCTCGCCCAAGCCCTCGCAGCCGGTCCCGTCGTCCTCGACGGCGGGATGTCCAACCAGCTGGAGTCCGCCGGGCACGATCTCAGCGACGAGCTGTGGTCGGCCCGGCTGCTCGCCGAGCGGCCCGAGGCGATCACCGAGGCGCACCTCGCCTACTTCGAGGCCGGCGCGGACGTGGCGATCACCTCCAGCTACCAGGCCACCTTCGAGGGCTTCGCGGGACGCGGGATCGGACGGGAGCGGGCGGCCGAGCTGCTCGCGCTGAGCGTGGAACTGGCCCGGGAAGCCGCGCGGCGCGCGAAGACGGATCGGCCGCTGTGGGTGGCGGCGTCCGTCGGCCCGTACGGCGCGATGCTCGCCGACGGCTCCGAGTACCGCGGCCGCTACGGGCTGAGCGTCGACGAACTCGAGCGCTTCCACCGGCCCCGGCTCGAGGTGCTGGCCGCCGCGGGCCCCGATGTCCTGGCCCTGGAGACCGTCCCGGACGCCGACGAGGCGCGGGCGCTGCTGCGGGCGGTGCGCGGACTGGGCGTCCCGGCCTGGCTGTCGTACTCCGTGGCCGGCGACCGGACCCGCGCGGGCCAGCCGCTTCAGGAGGCGTTCGCGCTCGCCGCCGACGCGGACGAGGTGATCGCGGTCGGCGTGAACTGCTGCGCGCCCGAGGATGTGGACGCGGCGATCGAGACGGCGGCGCGGGTCACCGGCAAGCCGGTGGTGGTGTACCCGAACAGCGGGGAGGCCTGGGACGCGCAGGCGCGTGCCTGGCACGGGCAGTCCAGCTTCGCGCCGGCCCAGGTGCGTACCTGGCGGGACGCCGGGGCGCGGCTGATCGGGGGGTGCTGCCGGGTGGGGCCGGAGGCGATCTCGGGGATCTCGGGTGCCTTGCGGACTTCCTAG
- a CDS encoding FAD-dependent monooxygenase: MTDQNVVVDDEVEVLIVGGGPVGLTARALLERWGIRVLVVERHPELSPFPRSRLVNVRSMEIFRGLALDEKITGAGFAPEFGTIRFRETLLSPDFALAKWVGVNSPVPESPALGVVTSQDRLEPHLLAAAKAPVRFGTELVDLTEEADGVVALLDDREQDRRTRVRARYLLAADGANSTVRGLLGIGTAGPGKIADITTVVFDADLDHWCARQPAGVYFLSYGSFIPLYPEGGWAWLGPTPEGAEHADWPDFLSRTLGTGPDLPLHVLRVQHWEMKALVAERFGHGRILLTGDAAHAVPVTGGLGMNAGIADVHNLCWKLAGVLQGWAAPSLLDSYEKERHPVAHRTLGQAVANAELLFQVQARRREQLQSGAAASEQIELPWSERYFAQLGLVLGNAYDSDAVLTDGAAPHEPSEPGTDYVPSTRPGHRMPHLWLAPDHSTLDILGEWFTLLTPDPAAWERHTTGPWPLHIETLPEEHTAVCELGPHGALLVRPDGHVAARWHDGPPGDSVLSEALKAITGT; this comes from the coding sequence ATGACGGATCAGAACGTCGTCGTGGACGACGAGGTCGAGGTGTTGATCGTAGGCGGTGGGCCCGTCGGGCTCACCGCCCGTGCGTTACTGGAGCGTTGGGGCATACGGGTCCTGGTGGTCGAGAGGCATCCCGAGCTGTCGCCCTTCCCCCGGTCCCGGCTGGTCAATGTGCGGTCGATGGAGATCTTCCGCGGACTCGCGCTGGACGAGAAGATCACCGGCGCCGGTTTCGCCCCGGAGTTCGGCACCATCCGCTTCCGGGAGACCCTGCTCAGCCCTGACTTCGCCCTGGCGAAATGGGTCGGGGTCAATTCGCCGGTGCCCGAGAGCCCGGCGCTCGGCGTGGTCACCTCGCAGGACCGGCTCGAACCCCACTTGCTGGCCGCGGCGAAGGCACCGGTGCGGTTCGGGACCGAACTCGTCGACCTGACCGAGGAGGCCGACGGCGTCGTGGCCCTGCTCGACGACCGCGAGCAGGACCGGCGTACGCGCGTGCGTGCCCGATATCTGCTCGCCGCCGACGGCGCGAACTCCACCGTCCGCGGCCTGCTGGGAATCGGCACCGCGGGACCCGGGAAGATCGCCGACATCACCACCGTGGTGTTCGACGCGGACCTCGACCACTGGTGCGCGCGGCAGCCGGCCGGGGTCTACTTCCTGTCGTACGGATCCTTCATCCCGCTCTACCCCGAAGGCGGCTGGGCCTGGCTCGGGCCCACCCCCGAGGGCGCTGAACACGCCGACTGGCCCGACTTCCTCTCCCGCACCCTCGGCACCGGACCCGACCTACCGCTGCATGTACTGCGGGTACAGCACTGGGAGATGAAGGCTCTCGTCGCCGAACGCTTCGGCCACGGCCGGATCCTGCTGACCGGCGACGCGGCACACGCGGTCCCCGTCACCGGCGGCCTCGGTATGAACGCCGGGATCGCCGATGTGCACAACCTCTGCTGGAAGCTCGCGGGCGTCCTCCAGGGGTGGGCCGCGCCGAGCCTGCTGGACAGCTACGAGAAGGAACGGCACCCCGTGGCCCACCGGACGCTCGGCCAGGCCGTGGCAAACGCCGAGCTGCTGTTCCAGGTACAGGCGCGGCGCCGTGAACAGCTCCAGTCCGGTGCGGCGGCCTCCGAGCAGATCGAACTGCCGTGGTCGGAACGGTACTTCGCGCAACTCGGGCTCGTGCTCGGCAACGCCTACGACTCCGACGCGGTGCTCACCGACGGCGCCGCACCGCACGAGCCGTCGGAGCCGGGCACGGACTACGTCCCCAGCACGCGGCCCGGCCACCGTATGCCGCATCTGTGGCTGGCCCCGGACCACTCCACGCTCGACATCCTCGGCGAGTGGTTCACCCTGCTCACCCCCGACCCCGCCGCCTGGGAACGGCACACCACCGGACCCTGGCCGCTGCACATCGAGACCCTGCCCGAGGAGCACACCGCGGTCTGCGAGCTCGGCCCGCACGGAGCGCTGCTCGTCCGCCCCGACGGCCATGTCGCCGCCCGCTGGCACGACGGCCCGCCCGGCGATTCCGTCCTGAGCGAAGCCCTCAAGGCGATCACCGGCACCTGA
- a CDS encoding autotransporter-associated beta strand repeat-containing protein translates to MRSHTHKTAAAVGALAALIVATPPSSAADGPRDATADVLADRDVTLAGDTAVTVPPGTTTYDGVFRGEGTLTVRGTGTLVLTKDSDFTLPESRQRQRVTTQGGNHPYVTTTDPDPPAVTVERGATLQYGNGGTTGLIGHFPYNTPAFRLNQDNIRVDGTLRLSLKSAYNLGTISGSGLITQPRFLWGTWDLSGAHAFSGVIDNGTQVNAGRPEFATSLPSVRKVLNQGTWTVDTPLGQTVTMGMDFYQREYGSDINVQSRPGSKVILTGQYSWSNQGGDTDPSLSDPALNWTPARKNINKRGTNIKGANVQWGDGTTNKIFMPGTAETVYINLLAARSRSLLTFNYNGPVTLGAPIGGGRFHDTLSTPGAGDIVIKGTKGNDVTFAAVQYYDGSTTVEKGAVLRLGSGKTGGDGGLYTRGALYKVVNNGSLVLNNTSKSLSLSRISGSGSLTQSGSATTTLTGTAVTYTGRTTVKKGTLALRSGATLAQSRAVRLTSSTARLDAGTAGLRVTNTLSGKGTVKGAVTNEGVVAGGLTVAGDYTQGAGGQLVLGKRPLKVTGAVRLAGDLDLASAATGPAAREITVLSHTGRARTTGAFKGLKEGARVKLADTTYRISYRGGDGNDVVLTASTATSPSPSVAPRTAAGAAPADTRTASAESEAFGWWPYALGLGLLGGLMVPATRGDGRRRRGGRHAA, encoded by the coding sequence GTGCGCAGCCATACCCACAAGACAGCCGCGGCCGTCGGTGCCCTAGCCGCCCTCATCGTCGCCACGCCCCCGTCGTCCGCCGCGGACGGCCCGCGTGACGCCACCGCCGATGTGCTCGCCGACCGGGACGTGACCCTCGCCGGGGACACCGCCGTCACCGTGCCGCCGGGCACGACGACCTACGACGGAGTCTTCCGCGGCGAGGGCACCCTCACCGTGCGCGGCACCGGCACCCTGGTCCTCACCAAGGACAGCGACTTCACCCTGCCCGAGTCCCGGCAGCGGCAACGGGTGACCACCCAGGGCGGCAACCATCCGTATGTCACCACGACCGACCCCGACCCACCCGCGGTCACGGTCGAGCGCGGCGCCACGCTCCAGTACGGCAACGGCGGCACGACCGGCCTGATCGGCCATTTCCCCTACAACACACCGGCGTTCCGGCTCAACCAGGACAACATCCGGGTCGACGGCACCCTCAGGCTGTCCCTGAAGAGCGCCTACAACCTCGGCACGATCAGCGGCTCGGGCCTGATCACCCAGCCGCGCTTCCTGTGGGGCACCTGGGACCTGTCTGGCGCCCATGCCTTCTCCGGGGTGATCGACAACGGCACCCAGGTCAACGCCGGGCGCCCCGAGTTCGCGACCTCACTGCCAAGCGTCCGCAAGGTCCTCAACCAGGGCACCTGGACCGTGGACACCCCGCTAGGGCAGACCGTCACCATGGGCATGGACTTCTACCAGCGGGAGTACGGCAGCGACATCAACGTCCAGTCCCGGCCCGGCAGCAAGGTGATCCTCACCGGCCAGTACAGCTGGTCGAACCAGGGCGGCGACACCGACCCCTCGCTCAGCGACCCCGCCCTCAACTGGACACCCGCGCGCAAGAACATCAACAAGCGGGGCACCAACATCAAGGGCGCCAACGTCCAGTGGGGCGACGGAACGACGAACAAGATCTTCATGCCGGGCACGGCCGAGACGGTCTACATCAACCTCCTCGCGGCACGGTCCCGTTCGCTGCTGACGTTCAACTACAACGGGCCTGTGACGCTGGGCGCGCCCATCGGCGGCGGCCGGTTCCACGACACGCTGTCCACGCCCGGCGCCGGCGACATCGTGATCAAGGGCACGAAGGGCAACGACGTCACCTTCGCCGCGGTCCAGTACTACGACGGCTCGACGACGGTCGAGAAGGGCGCGGTGCTGCGCCTGGGCAGCGGCAAGACGGGCGGCGACGGCGGGCTGTACACGCGGGGCGCCCTCTACAAGGTCGTGAACAACGGCTCGCTGGTGCTGAACAACACCAGCAAGTCCCTCTCCCTGTCCCGGATCAGCGGCAGCGGGTCGCTCACCCAGTCCGGGTCCGCGACGACGACGCTGACGGGCACGGCGGTGACGTACACCGGCCGGACGACCGTCAAGAAGGGCACGCTGGCGCTGCGATCGGGGGCAACCCTTGCTCAGAGCAGGGCCGTCCGGCTCACCTCGTCGACGGCACGGCTCGACGCGGGGACGGCAGGGCTGCGGGTGACGAACACGCTGAGCGGCAAGGGCACGGTGAAGGGAGCGGTGACCAACGAGGGTGTGGTCGCCGGGGGTTTGACCGTCGCGGGTGACTACACACAGGGCGCTGGGGGCCAACTGGTTCTGGGCAAGCGGCCGTTGAAGGTGACCGGCGCGGTTCGGCTGGCCGGTGATCTCGACCTGGCGTCCGCCGCGACCGGACCGGCAGCGCGCGAGATCACCGTACTCTCGCACACGGGCCGGGCCAGGACGACGGGCGCGTTCAAGGGCCTCAAGGAGGGCGCCCGGGTGAAGCTCGCCGACACCACGTACCGGATCAGCTACCGCGGCGGCGACGGCAACGACGTCGTCCTGACCGCGTCCACCGCCACCAGCCCCTCCCCGAGCGTCGCCCCGCGCACGGCGGCCGGTGCCGCCCCCGCCGATACCCGCACCGCGAGCGCCGAGAGCGAGGCCTTCGGCTGGTGGCCGTACGCGCTGGGGCTCGGGCTGCTGGGCGGGCTGATGGTGCCGGCGACCCGGGGCGACGGGCGGCGGCGCCGGGGCGGCCGGCACGCGGCATAG